A window of Kribbella sp. NBC_00382 genomic DNA:
CGGTTCGACCACGCAGGCCGAGAGCTCCGGCATGTCGGTCTTCGCCCACGAGCTGAGCCACATCCTCGGGATCGGCGACAACTACAACAACCCGTTCGGCGTACCGGCGCGACGGGACTACTCCGGCCCGTGGGAGATGCTCAGCCGCGGCACGTTCAACGGTCCCGGCGGCCCCCACAGCCGCTGGATGATCCCGGCCACCGGCGGCGCATCGATGGGCGCACAACACATGCTGCGCAACAAGATCAAGCTGCAGATGGTCGACGAGCAGAACGTACTCCGGCTCTCGCGCGAGGCCCTCGCGCAATCCGGCCTGGTGGTCGCCGACGTCACCGCCCGGGCGATCCAGCCGGGCGCTCAGGACCTGTCGGGCATCAACATCGCGCTCGGCACCGGCGACCTCTCCCCCAAGTGCGATGTCAGCACCGACCCGATGTGCGACGGCGGCGGGTACAACAACTACACGATCGAGGTCGTCGACCGGGTCGGTACCGACTCGTTCACGCCCGACTCCGGCGTCCTGCTGACGAAGACCAAGAACCAGGACGCGGCGCCCTTCGAGTGGGTCATCGACGCCAACCCGCAGGACATCAACATGACCGACTACGTGCTGCCCGACGGTACGAAGGTCCCGATCACGATCGGCGACTACCGCCAGTTGTCCGACGCGCTGTTCCACGCCGGTACCAACTCGGGCAGCGAGTACGAGTACGTAGATCAGGCGAACCGGCTGCACTTCTACATCACCAACGTGCACCGTAACGCCAAGGGCGAGCTGTCCTACACCGTCGCGATCCGCTCCCTCGATGGCGCCGGCCCGCAGCGGCGCGGCGTACGGGTGCTCCCGACGGTTGGCCTCCCGGGCCGTGCCGGCGTCAGCACCTGCGTCTTCCCGCTGACCAACACCGGCAAGACTGCACCGCCGCAAGGCACGCATCCTGAGGACGTCGCGAAGTACCTGAACAACGACGTCTACCGACTGTCCGCCAAGATCACCGGCAAGGGCTGGACCCTGTCCCTTCCGAACGCCCTCGCCACCGCCAAGACCGGCTCCACCATCAAGATCCCGGTCCAGGCCAAGGCCGCCGCCAAGGCATCGCGCCTGGCCAGCATCACCTTCACCGCAACCTCAGAATCCGACCCCACCAAGAAGTCCACCACCACCTGCCTCGCGATCGCCAAGTAGCCCTGCATACCCACCACTGGTGGGCTTGAACATCTAGCGGTGACCTTGAACAAGTTATTACCTGTTCAAGGTCGCCGTTGGGTGTCCGAGCCCGCCAGTGGTGGGCTCGGTCAGGCTTCGGCGAGGGTGGTGGTCGCTGCTTGGCCCGCGGTGGTGGTGCGTTGGAGGAAGTCGGACAGGAGCTCCAGGTCGGCGGCTGAGTAGTCGGCCAGGAGGTTGTCCATCTTGCTGTTCATACCCGCGTACAGCTTGAAGACCTCGGCGCTGCGTTCGCGGAGGGCGTGGACCGTGACGGCGCGGCGGTCGGTGGCTTCGGGGTTGCGTTCGCGGGCTACCCAGCCGCCCTTCTGGAGCCGGTCGAGGATGCCGGTCATGGTGGCGGGGTGCAGGCCGGCTCGGCGGGCGATCTCGCTCGGGCTGAGCGGGCCGTGCCTGGTGATGAGTTCGAGGCAGTCCAGGTCGACGTCCTTGAGGTCGAGGTGCGCGCCGACCTGGTGGTTGAGCAGGGCGAGCTGGTTGCTCAGCTCGCGCAGTGAATCCTTGATCTCGGTCGCCAGCCGGCGTCGGCGCCGGGCGTCGTGGGCCGTTACCGGATTCATAAGATCTGCTCCTCGTGTTGTACGAATCTCGAACAACACTTTACGCAGCCGATCTCCCCGGTACGCCGATCAGCAAACCGAACGCGACGATCGCGGCGACCGTCCGGGCGAGATGCGCGAGTTGCCACCGGTCCGTACGTCGGCCCAGTCGGCCGGTGGAGTCTGGACCGACCAGCCGGCTTGGTCGTGGTTGATGGGCAGGTTGACGACCAGCGTCAGCAAGAAGACGCCGGCCAGGAGCGCGAGTGCTGCGATCGTCGGCGCGCTTCTAGCTCGCAGTACCAGAACGATCGTCGTGATGAGTGCCGGGAGCAACGTCACGCTGGCCAGGGTGTCGAGCCGGGCGAGCTCGACCTGGCGCACCTGGGTGTAGACGTGTGCGTCGAAGCTGCGCAGCGATTGCTCCAGGACGAGGACTGTGAGCAGGAATCCGGCGAAGAGTCCGGCGAACGAGAGGTTGGCGAGCTTGATGAACCTCATCAGTACGCGATGCCGACCGCATGGCCGATCGTCAGCGGGTCGGCGAGCGCGGCGAGCATGAAGTGGGCGGTGTCCTCGCGGGAGACCGAGAGACCACGCGGAAGGTTGGCGTCCAGCGCCGTGCGATAGACACCGGTGACCGGCTTGCTGACCAGCTTCGGCGGCCTGACAACGGTCCACTCGGCTCCGCTCGCGGCCAGTTCTTTCTCCATCAGCGCGAGATCGGCGTACGTCTCCTTGAGAATCCACCCGAAGAACGGATGGATGAACGCCCGGTTGAGCAAGCTGTCGCCCTCCGGGATCGGCCCGACGGGTGCCGCGCTGACCCCGACGTACCGGCGTACTCCGGACTCCCACATCGCCTGAACGATCGCCCTGGTCGAGGTCGACGTCACCGGTCCATCCTTCCGCCCCCGCGGCCCGATCCCCGACACCACGGCCTCAGCCCCATCAACTGCGGGCAGCAATTCGGCCGCCGCCGTCACCCCCGACACCTTCACCACCTCGAGTGCCGGATGCCGCACCTCATACCGAGCCGACTCCCGCACCACCGCCACCACCTTGTGTCCCGCCTCGAGCCCCTGCTCAACCACCGCAGCCCCGATTCGCCCAGTAGCCCCGAACACCGTGATCCGCATACCCCTCACCTCTCCAGTCGTCTAATATCTAGACCGTATCATATGAGTTTCATACGATATGAGATGTGTGAGCTACTCCCCACGACCGCTACCAGCTCCTCGCGACCCCACCGGCCCTTCACTCCGACGGCATTGCCGAGGTAGTCGGCGATCTCGCCCGCGTCCCACCCATGCGCCTCACGCAGCCCGGCGGCGATCCAGGTGAGGTAGGCGGCGCTGGGAGCTGATGGTTCGAGGTCAGCCGCCTCGCCGTGGGTCATCGTCAGCATCGGTACGCCGTCGCGCAGGCCCACCCGCGTGATCGTCTCGTAGCGGCCGGGGCCCATCGCGTGCACGGTCTCGACCGATTGCGCGACTGCACTCAGGGCCAGTGCGAAGGGGCCGCCGGGTGGACGACGCATCTCCTGCGCGACCACATCAGCGAACTGGTCGGTGGTGATGAGGTAGGCGCGAGCGGCAACCCGCGTACCGGCGTACGGGTCGTAAAAGGCGCTGCCTCCGGTCCATACCTTCGACTCGCCGGAGAAGACGAGGCCGCCGGGGATGTGGAGGCTGAGGATGTCCGCGGGTTCGCTGGGGTCACGGCAGCCGATGTAGTCGCGCATGCCGCCGGCCGGGCGTCCGCCGGAGACGTAGCAGCGGA
This region includes:
- a CDS encoding histone deacetylase produces the protein MNSVWYVAYGSNLALNRFRCYVSGGRPAGGMRDYIGCRDPSEPADILSLHIPGGLVFSGESKVWTGGSAFYDPYAGTRVAARAYLITTDQFADVVAQEMRRPPGGPFALALSAVAQSVETVHAMGPGRYETITRVGLRDGVPMLTMTHGEAADLEPSAPSAAYLTWIAAGLREAHGWDAGEIADYLGNAVGVKGRWGREELVAVVGSSSHISYRMKLI
- a CDS encoding M6 family metalloprotease domain-containing protein → MSEQRKLRLALRATALLAAVSIPGLAFAAPGTPAARPGADAGPAAAAVVPAAEKPDPVNPWQFDHWPQQQPWQESEFAAKRVAQPGFGQAIDPQNWVNPDHMTWADYKKPPGTDWADPSKKGSVRTFKGALVLVDYPNQPFVITQPKASTPFGNPSAEANGIPRDQVADFYRDFLNKPGALNRGHTIHEYWMEDSGGRYGVDLTSFGAYRLPGKSYEYGMEFQAGTACPAGDSCNKNLRTDARAAWVADQGAEVPAGFDFVYYLSAGQDESSTWQEFGSMKFPTKEDVTDDFGPPDPLLPNWSLTRYVPWTSWASGSTLWPNAGGGSTTQAESSGMSVFAHELSHILGIGDNYNNPFGVPARRDYSGPWEMLSRGTFNGPGGPHSRWMIPATGGASMGAQHMLRNKIKLQMVDEQNVLRLSREALAQSGLVVADVTARAIQPGAQDLSGINIALGTGDLSPKCDVSTDPMCDGGGYNNYTIEVVDRVGTDSFTPDSGVLLTKTKNQDAAPFEWVIDANPQDINMTDYVLPDGTKVPITIGDYRQLSDALFHAGTNSGSEYEYVDQANRLHFYITNVHRNAKGELSYTVAIRSLDGAGPQRRGVRVLPTVGLPGRAGVSTCVFPLTNTGKTAPPQGTHPEDVAKYLNNDVYRLSAKITGKGWTLSLPNALATAKTGSTIKIPVQAKAAAKASRLASITFTATSESDPTKKSTTTCLAIAK
- a CDS encoding DUF1772 domain-containing protein, with protein sequence MRFIKLANLSFAGLFAGFLLTVLVLEQSLRSFDAHVYTQVRQVELARLDTLASVTLLPALITTIVLVLRARSAPTIAALALLAGVFLLTLVVNLPINHDQAGWSVQTPPADWADVRTGGNSRISPGRSPRSSRSVC
- a CDS encoding NAD(P)-dependent oxidoreductase, translated to MRITVFGATGRIGAAVVEQGLEAGHKVVAVVRESARYEVRHPALEVVKVSGVTAAAELLPAVDGAEAVVSGIGPRGRKDGPVTSTSTRAIVQAMWESGVRRYVGVSAAPVGPIPEGDSLLNRAFIHPFFGWILKETYADLALMEKELAASGAEWTVVRPPKLVSKPVTGVYRTALDANLPRGLSVSREDTAHFMLAALADPLTIGHAVGIAY
- a CDS encoding MarR family transcriptional regulator gives rise to the protein MNPVTAHDARRRRRLATEIKDSLRELSNQLALLNHQVGAHLDLKDVDLDCLELITRHGPLSPSEIARRAGLHPATMTGILDRLQKGGWVARERNPEATDRRAVTVHALRERSAEVFKLYAGMNSKMDNLLADYSAADLELLSDFLQRTTTAGQAATTTLAEA